A single genomic interval of Nycticebus coucang isolate mNycCou1 chromosome 21, mNycCou1.pri, whole genome shotgun sequence harbors:
- the LOC128573752 gene encoding protein N-terminal asparagine amidohydrolase-like → MPLLVEGQQVWLPQSAGYLIRAHPSLVERARLLRGQSVRQVGPQGLLYVQERELAVTSIFILGSDDATTCHIVVLKHTGNGATCLTHCDGSNTKAEVPLIMNSIKSFSGHTQCERLELHLVRGFSDDRQLSQKLTHQLLSEFDSQEDDIHLVTLCVTELNDREENENHFPVIYGIAVNVKTAEIYRASFQDRGPEEELRAARALTGGPMISIYDAKTEQLQIGSYSWMPFPHVDFNHMWLQQDDKQILENFSTLSLAEPPHFVEHIRSTLMFLEKHPSPTNKLFPGNKALLYKKKKKKK, encoded by the coding sequence ATGCCGCTGTTGGTAGAGGGGCAGCAAGTGTGGCTGCCACAGTCTGCCGGGTACCTCATCAGAGCTCACCCGTCTCTGGTGGAAAGAGCCAGACTTCTCAGAGGTCAGTCTGTTCGGCAAGTGGGACCCCAGGGCCTTCTGTATGTTCAGGAAAGAGAGCTTGCAGTGACCTCCATCTTCATTCTGGGTTCTGATGATGCCACCACTTGTCACATTGTGGTCCTGAAGCACACAGGTAATGGAGCAACCTGCCTGACACATTGTGATGGAAGCAACACGAAAGCTGAGGTCCCCTTGATCATGAACTCCATAAAATCCTTTTCCGGCCACACTCAATGTGAAAGGCTGGAATTGCACCTTGTGAGAGGCTTCAGTGATGATAGGCAATTGTCACAAAAACTTACCCATCAGCTTCTCAGTGAATTTGACAGTCAAGAAGATGATATTCACTTAGTGACATTATGTGTGACAGAATTAAATGACCGcgaagaaaatgaaaaccacttCCCAGTCATTTATGGCATTGCTGTTAACGTTAAAACTGCAGAGATTTACAGAGCCTCTTTTCAAGATCGGGGTCCAGAGGAAGAGCTACGTGCTGCGCGGGCTTTAACAGGGGGACCAATGATTAGCATTTACGATGCAAAGACAGAACAACTTCAGATAGGATCATATTCCTGGATGCCATTTCCACATGTGGATTTCAACCACATGTGGTTGCAGCAAGATGATAAACAAATACTAGAGAACTTTTCCACTTTATCTTTGGCTGAGCCACCCCACTTTGTTGAACATATTAGATCTACCTTGATGTTTTTAGAAAAACACCCATCTCCAACTAACAAGCTGTTTCCTGGAAATAAAGCTctactctacaaaaaaaaaaaaaaaaaaaaatga